The proteins below are encoded in one region of Neofelis nebulosa isolate mNeoNeb1 chromosome 17, mNeoNeb1.pri, whole genome shotgun sequence:
- the LOC131499795 gene encoding izumo sperm-egg fusion protein 1-like — protein MGPQVALLVAALAGCLLRARSCVICDPRVVAALDALEKEYLPTHLGPGRHRQVMERIRETVRDFRDLPYLEDTFMGVIDEATMETSVLSFLRSVRLIRNSGAADDSFEKEVSKILTREKATFQSYILRFQREDLCPNKCGTMLQRLMWCSNCVQDDYICRKSRDCGVRHINVHEKEDLILDCELDWHKLSQGLTYYSFYRVWGSNSETLLYKGKWPTLTKPLVRPEDAGNYRCELGIERSGPATVIHFQVTVLPQRIFGEITSKSSTFVTQPSTTETQSPTIRTQSPAIGTEAEEIWGDLSPTLRPSECSNPKNVQTGLLIGLLLWSFLLLILGFVTGILCFRSGMVVDSIKSRYHTEMAAAPRDQAP, from the exons ATGGGTCCCCAAGTAGCCCTCCTGGTGGCGGCGCTAGCCGGCTGCCTGCTTCGGGCCCGGAGCTGTGTCATTTGTGATCCAAGGGTCGTGGCCGCGCTGGACGCCTTGGAAAAGGAATACCTGCCTACCCACCTCGGCCCCGGGCGTCACAGACAAGTGATGGAAAGGATAAGAGAAACCGTGAGAGATTTCCGGGACCTGCCATATTTAGAGGATACCTTTATGGGGGTTATCG ATGAGGCCACAATGGAAACGTCAGTCTTAAGTTTTCTGAGGAGTGTGAGGCTTATCAGAAACAGTGGTGCAGCAG ATGACTCTTTCGAGAAGGAGGTCTCCAAGATATTGACTCGGGAAAAGGCAACCTTTCAGAGCTACATCCTTCGCTTCCAACGAGAGG ATTTATGTCCCAACAAATGTG GTACGATGTTGCAGCGTCTGATGTGGTGCAGTAATTGCGTCCAGGACGATTACATTTGTCGAAAGTCCAGAGATTGCGGGG TTCGCCACATCAACGTCCACGAAAAGGAAGACCTGATCCTGGACTGTGAGCTCGACTGGCATAAGTTATCTCAAGGCCTGACCTATTACAGCTTTTACAGG GTTTGGGGGAGCAATTCTGAGACCTTGTTGTACAAGGGGAAATGGCCCACCCTGACCAAGCCCCTCGTGAGGCCAGAGGATGCAGGTAACTACCGCTGCGAGTTGGGCATTGAGCGATCCGGCCCAGCCACGGTCATCCATTTTCAAGTCACAG TGTTGCCTCAAAGAATCTTTGGGGAGATAACGTCCAAGTCTTCAACCTTTGTAACCCAGCCATCAACCACTGAAACCCAGTCACCAACCATTAGAACACAGTCCCCAGCCATTGGAACCGAGGCTGAGGAAATCTGGGGTGACCTTTCCCCAACCCTCCGGCCCTCCGAGTGTTCAAACCCGAAGAACGTGCAGACAGGCCTTCTGATAGGGCTGCTGCTCTGGTCCTTTTTGCTGCTGATCCTGGGCTTTGTCACCGG catACTCTGCTTTCGGTCTGGGATGGTGGTCGATTCCATAAAGTCCAGATACCACACCGAAATGGCAGCTGCTCCGCGGGACCAGGCTCCATAG